In the Blautia coccoides genome, TACAGATATTGCAGACTGGAAAGAAAATATGAAGTTTCCGGATCTGGAAGCCATAGACTGGGAAAAACAGGCGGATATTGATATACATTCAGATTTTTTTGCGTTTGTTATGGGATACGGTCTGCATCCAAGAGCGGATGGAAAGTCCATATATGATGATGACAGAGCGAGAGTGTGTATGGTTTTAAACGGCATGTTCGAGCGTATGCATGCGTGCATGGGATTTGAAAACGCGCTGATGGCACTGATTGAAGACCCTGACTCCTGCAGAGAATATTTTCACGCCATGGCGGACTGGAAGATTGAATATTTTAAGAAAATAGGAAAATATTATGATATGGATATTCTGAATGCCCATGATGATTATGGCAGCAATGACCGTATGTTCATGTCTCCGGATCTGTGGCGAAGTCTGATCAAACCGGAGCTGGCGAGAATGGTAGAGGCCTGTCATGATGCGGGAATGCTTTATCAGCATCACAGCTGTGGCTTTATTGAGCCAATAGTACCTGATTTGGTGGAAATCGGCTGTGACGCCATTGATACCTTTCAGGCATGTAATAAAAATACAGCAGAACTAAAGAAAAAATATGGAGATAAGATTACATTCTGCGGCGGTTTTAACAATATGAATGTTCTGGATGTGCCGGGTGTTTCACCAGAAGCAGTTAAAAAGGAATACCGAAGAGTGATTGATTCCCTGGCGCCGGGAGGAAGCTATGTCATTTACCCTATTGGCGGAACATTTGAGTTTGTGGAACCCTTTTTAGAGGAACACTTTTCCTACGGGATGCAGTTTTACGCGAATCTCCAGAATAGGTAAAATCAGTCTATACACGGATACATATTGTTTAATCTGAATATTTAGAAATGAAAGCTGCCGGTGAATAAATCCGGTGGCTTTTTTGACGGGAGGCTGGTAAAATAAAATGTATAAAGCGGACTGCCGTGGGAATTGTGCTGGGAAAAATGCACCTCCACAGAGAAAGCGTTATTCGATCAAAAATACCAAAGGGTTAATTGGTATTATTGAGAAGAAGGGATTTAGCAATAAATACATCCTGAATGAATAGTAATGAAAAATTTTATTAAATGAGGTACAATATGTTGAGCAATATCCAAAGAGCAATATGCGGCATGGGCGCAAAGCTGATGCTCTAACTGGAAAAGGATAGTATTATGAGGGGGTGATATATTGAAAAGTAAAAAAATGAGGAAAGCTATGGCGGAATCTGTTCTGGTTCTTGCAATGGGCGGCATTTTAGCAGGATGTGCTGTAAATCCGGAATCGTTTGATAAGCAGGTATCTGAAGAGAAAGTTCAGAAAGAAAGTCCGCAAAAGCCGGATGTAGAATTGACTGGTCAACAATTGATATTTAAATCAGACATGGAAGAGCTGACTGAAAAGACTGTTCCGGACTATGCACTGGAGAAAATCTTAAAACATTATGAAGGAAACAAAGAAGTAGGAGGTAGAATTTATACAGAAAGCGAAGGTCTGACCAGTATATCATATGGTGAGATAGGAGACAAAGCTGTCAGTATGAATGAAAACCAGGCTGTTGCAAAGGCGGATGAATGGATCGGTACAGCATTTATAGGGTTTGATATAAGTCTGTTGGATAATATAAAGCCTATAGTGGGGGATATGCGTAAAACACAGTTGGGGGATGAATCTGAGGAATCCGTTATCGGATACAGAATTGAATACCCAAACGAGTATAACGGTGTTAGAATACAATATGAGGGCGTCAGTGTATTGCTTGATGATTCCGGCGTACTGCACGGACGGATAGAATGGAATCAATACAAAAAAATAGATTTGCCGGAAAATACAAAAACTGCTCAAATAGTTGATTTTGAGCAATCAAAAATATTATTGGCAAATGCAATAACCAAGGAAAATAAAGAATTGGGATTAGATGAAAATAGTGAGGAGGCAAGATCCGTCTATAAGATTGAGTTGGTTTTTGCAGATAATGGTGAAGAAGAGTATATACCGGTTTGGTACTATGAAATGGAAGATGGGAGAACCTATTACGTAAATTGTATTGATGGTCTGGTTACCGGATTATGATTTATATATGATCAGAAGAAGGGCTCGTTTGGGGGAAGGTCATCATTTCTTGATTCTTACTTCAAATGAGCATTTATTATGATGGTAAATATTAATTTATTATATTGTAGAGTGTTTTCGTTTCATGG is a window encoding:
- a CDS encoding uroporphyrinogen decarboxylase family protein; translated protein: MTNRENCLLAYQHKTPAYIPCFFTDIALIQACPQMERYTGLSRGEDYWGCEWIYEDNIHACITTPGKYLFTDIADWKENMKFPDLEAIDWEKQADIDIHSDFFAFVMGYGLHPRADGKSIYDDDRARVCMVLNGMFERMHACMGFENALMALIEDPDSCREYFHAMADWKIEYFKKIGKYYDMDILNAHDDYGSNDRMFMSPDLWRSLIKPELARMVEACHDAGMLYQHHSCGFIEPIVPDLVEIGCDAIDTFQACNKNTAELKKKYGDKITFCGGFNNMNVLDVPGVSPEAVKKEYRRVIDSLAPGGSYVIYPIGGTFEFVEPFLEEHFSYGMQFYANLQNR